The genomic DNA TCCTCACCGAGACCTGCGACTACGCCCACGTGGTGCTGCCGACCGCCTCGTTCGCCGAGAAGGACGGCACGTTCACCAACACCGAGCGGCGCGTCCAGCGGGTGCACAAGGCCCTGGAGCCGCCCGGCCAGGCGCGGCAGGACTGGGAGATCGTGTGCGACCTCGCCGCCCGCCTGGGCCGGCCGATGCACTACGAGCATCCGGCGCAGATCATGGACGAGATCGCCTCGCTGACGCCCAGCTATGGGGGCATCGGCTACGAGCGCCTGGAGAAGGGCGGGCTCCAATGGCCCTGCCCGACCAAGGACCACCCAGGCACGCCGTACCTGCACAGGGACACGTTCGCCCGCGGCAAGGGTCGCTTCCACGCCACGCCCTTCCGCGAGCCGGCCGAGATGCCCGACGACGAGTACCCCTTCCTCCTCTCCACGGGCCGCGTGCTCTACCACTTCCACACGGCCACGATGACGCGCGAGAGCGCCGGCCTCGACGAGTTGTATCCCGGCGGCGACATCCAGATCAGCCACGACGACGCGCTGGCGCTGGGCATCGGGCACGGCGAACTCGTCGAGGTGGCCTCGCGGCGCGACGCGGTGCGGGCCAAGGCCCTGCTCACCGACAGCGTGCCGCGCGGCATGGTCTACATGCCCTTCCACTTCCGCGAGGCATCGGCCAACGTGCTCACGAACGACGCCCTCGACCCGATCGCCAAGATCCCGGAGTTGAAGGTATGCGCGGTGAAGCTGACCAAGGTGGCCATGCCGGCGGAAGCGGCCGCGACCTGACCACGCCGGTCCGCGTCGTGCGCGTCCGGGGCGAGGAGCGCAGCGAGCTCGAAGACGTGGTGGTCCGCGAGCGCACCGTCGCCCTGGTGGTCGGCGGCCAGCGGCTCTTGAGGCTCCAGTGCCTTCCCGAGGCCGTTGAGGATCTCGCGCTCGGCCTCCTGGTCACTTCCGCGCTGTTGCCGCCGACCGACCCAGTGCCGCCCATCGCCTGGGCGCCCGACGAGGGCGAGGTGCGGGTGGACTTTGCTCCGCCGCAAGGGCGGGTGGAAACGCTTCAGAGGAACCTCACCCTCGGCTCGGGCTGCGGCTCCGCCATGTCGTCGGTCAAAGGCTACGACCCGCTGGACTGCTGGCGGAAGATTGACACCTCGTTCCGCGTGTCCCCCGCCGCGATCAGCGCCGCGATGCGGGCGTTCCTCCGCCGCTCCGAGGTCTATGTCGAGACCGGCGGCGTCCACGCAGCGGCCATCGTCCGGGGCGGCGAGATGGTGGCCTTCGCCGAAGACATAGGCCGCCACAACGCCTTCGACAAGGTGATCGGCGCGTGCCGACGCCAGGCCATCGGCCTCGAGGATACGGTGGCGCTGGTCACGGGCCGGCTGAGCCAGGAACTCGTGGCGAAGGCGATCCCCGCGAGCATCCCCGTCCTCGTCTCGCGCGGCGCCCCGACCGACGCGTCGGTTCGCCTCGCCGACGAGGCGAATCTCACCTTGATCGGGTTCGCGCGCGCGGATAGGATGAATGTGTACGCTGCGGAGTGGCGCATTCGATGAGCCTCGACGACTGGATTCGCCGCCATGTGTCGGGCATCGTCCTCAACGGCGGCCAGTCGCGCCGCATGGGGCGCGACAAGGCGTCGCTTCGCATCGCCGGCCGCGCCATCCTCGACCGCACGCTGGAGGTGCTCGGCTCGCTCTTCGGCGAACTCCTCGTCGTTGGGCGCCCCGTTCCCTCTGTCCCTCTCACGCATCACGTATCACGCATCGCGCGTCATGTTCCCGACGCGGTTCTCGGGGTCGGCCCCCTCGGCGGCATCTACTCCGGGCTCCTGGCCATGTCCCGCCCCTATGGCTTCTTCGTCGCCTGCGACATGCCGTGCCTGGATCGGGCGGTCATCCGCCGACAGCTTGGCCTGCTGCGCGAGCGCGGCGCCGACGCGCTCGTGCCGGCCTGGGATGGGCTTTGGGAGCCGCTCCATGCCGCCTACTCGCAGGAGTGCCTTCCCGCCGCCCGTCGCCAGCTCGAGAGCGGCGACTTCCGGATCCGGGGCTTCTTCGCCCACGTCAACGTCCGCTTCTGGGACGTGCGGGCCGAGGGCCTCTCGCCGCGGCCCTTCGCCAATGTCAACACCAAGGGCGACCTGGTCGCCCTGTTCGGGCCTGACCCCCAGTGGAGGACCGACTGATGCCGCACCACGACGAGGTCGAGTTCGCCGCTCTCACGGCCGCGCAGGTCAAGCAGGTCGCCAAGCTGGAGAAGAAGCTGGGCGTCGTGATCCTCGCGTACCGGACGCCGCTGCGCCCGGCCCCGCTCACCGACCAGCAGGTGGCCGAACTCCAGAAGGCCGAGGCCGCCATGCCCGGCGTGTGCCTGGTCGCCTACAAGGCCCCCGGGGCTACAGGGTCCTGACTCGGCACCGTAGGCCTTGGCCCTTGAGCTTCCGTGCCAGCTTCCGGTCCGCAGTGACGAAGTCGCAGCCGAGGGCTTCGGCAAGAGCCACATAGCACGTGTCGTAGGCCGCAGCGCCCGACAGCCTTGCCAGTTCCATCGCCCTGCACATCGCCGAGGAACGAAGGGAATAAACCGCGAGGTCCACGGCCAGCAAGCCGTTCCAGGCGGCCTCAGCTTGGTCAGCAGTCAAGCGCCCACAGCAGACGATGGCGTTGGCCGCTTCGTAGAAGAGCACCTCAGGCACGGCGGCCGGCTCGATCCCCGCACGGTGGCGCTCGCGGTATTCCAGCGCTTGTGCGGCTCCTGCTTCATCGCGCAGCGCCCACTTCAACACCACCGAAGCGTCAAGGACGACCATTGGCATCCCTCATGCCGCGCACAAGTCTGACCACGTCAATGGGCTCCAATCCGCTTCGCACCACGTCCATGCGTCGCACGGCCTCGTCGCGTTGCTCTCGCTGGCGCACCTGCTTCTCGTAGCGGTCGAGGTCCTCGGCGGGGATGAGGGCGACCAGGGGCCGATTAGCCCGCTCGATCACCACCGGCTCCTTCGTTTCTGACACGACGTCCATGTAATGCCCGAACTTGCGCCGCATCGTCAATGCGCTGATCGTCTGCATCGCCTGGCCTCCAAGCGAGGGTGCCGATGTGCACGTACCATATATACTATAGACTATATGAGATAGTATGTCAATCGCGTCTCCAGCAACACTTGGTGCCCGGCCGCCTGCGGCGGAGGCCAGGAGGCCACCGCTCAGCAACCACACAGCCTGCCCAGGATGGCCTTGGGCGAGGCGTCCCGGGGCATGC from Planctomycetota bacterium includes the following:
- the fdhD gene encoding formate dehydrogenase accessory sulfurtransferase FdhD — encoded protein: MRGEADQGGHAGGSGRDLTTPVRVVRVRGEERSELEDVVVRERTVALVVGGQRLLRLQCLPEAVEDLALGLLVTSALLPPTDPVPPIAWAPDEGEVRVDFAPPQGRVETLQRNLTLGSGCGSAMSSVKGYDPLDCWRKIDTSFRVSPAAISAAMRAFLRRSEVYVETGGVHAAAIVRGGEMVAFAEDIGRHNAFDKVIGACRRQAIGLEDTVALVTGRLSQELVAKAIPASIPVLVSRGAPTDASVRLADEANLTLIGFARADRMNVYAAEWRIR
- a CDS encoding molybdenum cofactor guanylyltransferase, whose amino-acid sequence is MSLDDWIRRHVSGIVLNGGQSRRMGRDKASLRIAGRAILDRTLEVLGSLFGELLVVGRPVPSVPLTHHVSRIARHVPDAVLGVGPLGGIYSGLLAMSRPYGFFVACDMPCLDRAVIRRQLGLLRERGADALVPAWDGLWEPLHAAYSQECLPAARRQLESGDFRIRGFFAHVNVRFWDVRAEGLSPRPFANVNTKGDLVALFGPDPQWRTD
- a CDS encoding type II toxin-antitoxin system VapC family toxin yields the protein MVVLDASVVLKWALRDEAGAAQALEYRERHRAGIEPAAVPEVLFYEAANAIVCCGRLTADQAEAAWNGLLAVDLAVYSLRSSAMCRAMELARLSGAAAYDTCYVALAEALGCDFVTADRKLARKLKGQGLRCRVRTL
- a CDS encoding type II toxin-antitoxin system prevent-host-death family antitoxin, whose translation is MQTISALTMRRKFGHYMDVVSETKEPVVIERANRPLVALIPAEDLDRYEKQVRQREQRDEAVRRMDVVRSGLEPIDVVRLVRGMRDANGRP